The Arachis hypogaea cultivar Tifrunner chromosome 14, arahy.Tifrunner.gnm2.J5K5, whole genome shotgun sequence genome has a segment encoding these proteins:
- the LOC112740253 gene encoding uncharacterized protein, with amino-acid sequence MGVWFWLEYTNYPNIISTMMQLSDSLVKSLSNEALTCLDTLAAFENPPIPKDGGLPLTKILVQKDISLKLFIMKRYTAIAGIKSVLNNICARVFKDIFTSRARSSNSRPFVVPGFPHSLFGDFVVPHGVEDLDLLDAKIWSNKGPCDDVTEEDKTMFLTFSRGFPVSEEEVRELFITDYGNGSVVEIVMGNYEANNQSMFATMVLNGVAMVDEILQGLRLAKLRANGKDIWVRKYDRRN; translated from the exons ATGGGAGTGTGGTTTTGGCTTGAATACACAAACTACCCTAACATCATTTCCACAATGATGCAGCTCTCTGACTCTTTGGTCAAGTCATTATCCAATGAAGCTCTCACTTGCTTGGATACATTGGCAGCCTTTGAAAATCCCCCTATCCCAAAAGATGGGGGTTTGCCCTTAACAAAGATCCTAGTTCAAAAGGATATATCCCTTAAGCTCTTCATTATGAAAAGATACACAGCAATAGCCGGAATTAAGAGTGTCCTCAACAACATTTGTGCTAGAGTTTTCAAGGATATATT CACATCAAGGGCTAGAAGTAGTAATTCTAGGCCTTTTGTTGTGCCTGGTTTCCCACATTCATTATTTGGTGATTTCGTTGTGCCACATGGTGTAGAGGATCTTGATTTGCTTGATGCTAAGATTTGGAGTAATAAAGGACCTTGTGATGATGTTACTGAGGAAGATAAGACTATGTTCCTAACATTTTCTAGGGGCTTCCCTGTGTCTGAAGAGGAGGTGAGGGAATTATTCATAACGGACTATGGAAATGGTTCTGTGGTGGAAATAGTTATGGGAAATTATGAAGCAAATAACCAATCTATGTTTGCAACAATGGTTCTGAATGGTGTGGCCATGGTTGATGAAATTCTGCAAGGATTACGTCTTGCCAAGTTGCGTGCAAATGGAAAGGATATCTGGGTTCGTAAGTATGATCGCCGTAATTAA